From the genome of Terriglobia bacterium, one region includes:
- the dcm gene encoding DNA (cytosine-5-)-methyltransferase, with the protein MRYISVCSGIEAVSVAWQPLGWQPAMFAEIDPFCCWLLRSRYRTSRPIFMPSPTDAPDRREAKCRAAAIRNIVALPVCGDVINAGDFTRIGKEDVGTIDLLAGGTPCQSFSVAGKRAGLDDPRGNLTIEFARLADRLRPPWLVWENVPGVLSIDGGRTFGAFLGMLVECGYGVAYRVLDARFFGVPQRRRRVFVVGHLGDWRGPAAVFLEFAGLSGYPPPRRETRQGAASGVEVGPAGGRLTDTAPTLDRGCKDGFVRNQLGVGILSSTEEISHCLNAGGMGRQDFETETLIAHSLSADGFDGSEDGTGRGTPVVPVAIFTAHTQSNGSGFSKDIAHTLESGGAQAVAFAQNCRDEVRLHGGDGRTVGALAAQPGAKQQCYVAFSVKDSGADASDVAPTLRGMGHDSSHPNGGGQVAIAFSQNQSGDVLAGDVMPSLGTSQNATGRNAATVAFTLHGSDGTASSASSTEVAGSLRTGAPGSIENSSTTAVLQEQSIAWSGELTASIDVAGTLQRGGEGGRPDGVMTQQMAVRRLTPRECERLQGFPDDYTLVEYRGKLASDGPRYKALGNSMAVPVMRWLGQRIAAVDAILRESGARREP; encoded by the coding sequence ATGAGGTACATCTCCGTGTGTTCCGGCATTGAGGCCGTTTCGGTTGCGTGGCAACCGCTCGGCTGGCAGCCAGCGATGTTCGCCGAAATCGATCCCTTCTGCTGCTGGCTGTTGCGCTCGCGCTATCGCACATCGCGGCCCATCTTCATGCCCAGCCCGACCGATGCGCCGGACAGGAGAGAAGCCAAATGCCGCGCGGCAGCCATTCGCAACATCGTTGCTCTTCCTGTCTGCGGCGACGTGATCAACGCAGGGGATTTCACTCGCATAGGTAAAGAGGATGTGGGAACAATCGACCTTCTGGCCGGAGGAACACCTTGCCAGTCTTTCTCCGTCGCCGGTAAACGAGCGGGACTGGATGACCCGCGTGGCAACCTCACCATCGAGTTTGCTCGACTTGCTGATCGGCTCCGGCCCCCTTGGCTGGTGTGGGAGAACGTCCCCGGCGTCCTGTCAATCGACGGAGGACGGACGTTTGGAGCCTTCCTCGGCATGTTGGTCGAGTGCGGGTATGGGGTCGCCTACCGAGTTCTGGACGCTAGATTTTTCGGAGTACCCCAGCGACGGCGTCGCGTCTTCGTTGTCGGACATCTTGGAGACTGGAGAGGTCCCGCGGCAGTATTTCTTGAGTTCGCGGGCCTGTCGGGGTATCCTCCGCCGCGCCGAGAAACGCGGCAAGGAGCTGCCAGCGGCGTTGAAGTCGGCCCTGCTGGCGGTCGCCTCACAGACACTGCTCCTACCCTCGATAGGGGATGCAAGGATGGCTTCGTCCGCAATCAGCTAGGCGTCGGCATTCTTTCATCGACGGAGGAAATATCCCATTGCCTGAACGCTGGCGGCATGGGCCGACAGGACTTCGAGACAGAGACTTTGATCGCTCATTCGCTCTCAGCCGATGGCTTCGACGGGAGCGAAGACGGCACCGGGCGTGGAACGCCCGTAGTGCCTGTCGCCATCTTTACCGCACATACCCAGTCCAACGGCAGCGGCTTCTCCAAGGACATTGCTCACACATTGGAGAGCGGCGGTGCTCAGGCTGTCGCCTTTGCGCAGAACTGTCGCGACGAGGTGCGGCTGCACGGCGGAGATGGCAGAACAGTCGGCGCGTTGGCGGCGCAGCCAGGCGCGAAACAGCAATGCTATGTCGCCTTCTCTGTAAAGGACTCCGGTGCCGATGCGAGCGACGTCGCACCGACACTCCGTGGCATGGGCCACGATTCGAGCCATCCCAACGGCGGCGGCCAGGTAGCCATCGCATTTTCGCAGAACCAGTCCGGTGACGTTCTGGCCGGCGATGTAATGCCCTCGCTTGGAACAAGTCAGAATGCAACAGGCCGGAATGCGGCCACCGTCGCGTTCACGCTCCACGGCAGCGATGGGACGGCAAGCTCTGCTTCATCCACCGAAGTCGCGGGGAGTCTTCGTACCGGCGCTCCCGGCAGCATCGAGAACAGCTCGACCACGGCTGTGCTTCAGGAACAGTCCATCGCTTGGTCTGGAGAACTCACGGCATCGATCGATGTAGCCGGGACGCTTCAACGCGGAGGCGAAGGTGGACGTCCCGATGGCGTGATGACGCAGCAGATGGCCGTGCGGAGGCTAACGCCGCGCGAGTGCGAGCGATTGCAGGGATTTCCAGACGACTACACGCTCGTCGAGTACCGCGGCAAGCTGGCCTCCGATGGTCCTCGCTATAAGGC